A stretch of DNA from Thermanaerosceptrum fracticalcis:
TTTAATCTGTCTGGCTTTGGCAGGGTCCAACCCTTCAGTTAGAAGTGGGGATATGAGTTGTACTCGTTGAGTAGCAACGTCCTCGGCCTTTTTTTGGTCTCTCATGCTAGATTACCTCCCTAATATTCGGAATCTAACATGAGTGTATAACCTCTACATCAGGACAAAAAGGCAGAACGGGTCTGTACCCAGTTATTTGAATTAACTACGGTTCGGACAACTCTGGCTAGCCAGCCGTAAGATTCTCCTACATAATGCCATATCCTTTGGAGCGGGGACAGGGGAAGGTCGGATGGTACTTCCACAGAATTTCTGGAATACTGAATAATAGCTATAGATATTAGGCAACCCAAAAAGTGATTAACTAAATCAAAAAACCAGATCCGCCAACGGGTAATAGTTGATTCATCTGCTGCAACGGCGAGAGTATTCCCGGCTATCACAGTCTCTATACTTTCACTGCAATGCCGCTTGTATGGAACAAGGATATCTGGAAGTTCGTGATGGATGCGCTTACAATTACTACATTGAAGTCTTCTAATCATTAGGACCATTTTTTCTCCGGCACTATTAATGCAGTTCCGCCGGCGACTTCCGATCACTTCCATTGATTCGCTACAGCAGGGACAGAGATTCTGTTCCTCGCTCCTAACAAAAAACACCTTTAAGGGGATTCTCAATGAGCTTATATTTTGTTAC
This window harbors:
- a CDS encoding DUF6431 domain-containing protein encodes the protein MFFVRSEEQNLCPCCSESMEVIGSRRRNCINSAGEKMVLMIRRLQCSNCKRIHHELPDILVPYKRHCSESIETVIAGNTLAVAADESTITRWRIWFFDLVNHFLGCLISIAIIQYSRNSVEVPSDLPLSPLQRIWHYVGESYGWLARVVRTVVNSNNWVQTRSAFLS